A genome region from Heliangelus exortis unplaced genomic scaffold, bHelExo1.hap1 Scaffold_68, whole genome shotgun sequence includes the following:
- the LOC139790944 gene encoding uncharacterized protein isoform X2, giving the protein MSTTTQVQLIQGPITTQVEPIWVPTIIQMSTTTQVQLIQVPTTTQLQLLWESTVVQMSTATQVQLIQGPTTTQVEPIWVPSVIQMSTTTQVQPIWVPTAALGANSPPVVSHPGTAGPGANNHTGRANMGANSPPDVNSHQVQLIQVATTTQVQLVWVSTVVQLSVTQLQLIQVATTTKVQATWVPTAGPGANSRPDVNSHPGTADPGGNNHPGTGSMVPTVIQLSLTQVQLPRAPWLQPIWLLTVGSGANSHPATAAMGVNSHPDVNSHPSTADPGANNHPGTGDMGVNSWSGCQQSSRCQQPPR; this is encoded by the exons ATGTCAACAACCACCCAGGTACAGCTGATCCAGGGGCCAATAACCACCCAGGTAGAGCCAATATGGGTGCCAACAATCATCCAGATGTCAACAACCACCCAG GTACAGCTGATCCAGGTGCCAACAACCACCCAG CTACAGCTGCTATGGGAGTCAACAGTCGTCCAGATGTCAACAGCCACCCAAGTACAGCTGATCCAGGGGCCAACAACCACCCAGGTAGAGCCAATATGGGTGCCATCAGTCATCCAGATGTCAACAACCACCCAGGTACAGCCAATATGGGTGCCAACAGCTGCTCTGGGTGCCAACAGTCCTCCAGTTGTAAGCCACCCAGGTACAGCTGGTCCAGGGGCCAACAACCACACAGGTAGAGCCAATATGGGTGCCAACAGTCCTCCAGATGTCAACAGCCACCAGGTACAGCTGATCCAGGTGGCAACAACCACCCAG GTACAGCTGGTCTGGGTGTCAACAGTCGTCCAGTTGTCAGTCACCCAGCTACAGCTGATCCAGGTGGCAACAACCACCAAGGTACAGGCAACATGGGTGCCAACAGCTGGCCCGGGTGCCAACAGTCGTCCAGATGTCAACAGTCACCCAGGTACAGCTGATCCAGGTGGCAACAACCACCCAGGTACAGGCAGTATGGTGCCAACAGTCATCCAGTTGTCACTCACCCAGGTACAGCTGCCACGAGCCCCCTGGCTACAGCCAATCTGGCTGCTGACAGTCGGATCAGGTGCCAACAGCCACCCAGCTACAGCTGCTATGGGAGTCAACAGTCATCCAGATGTCAACAGCCACCCAAGTACAGCTGATCCAGGGGCCAACAACCACCCAG GTACAGGTGATATGGGTGTCAACAGCTGGTCTGGGTGCCAACAGTCCTCCAGATGTCAACAGCCACCCAGGTAG
- the LOC139790944 gene encoding uncharacterized protein isoform X1 — protein MSTTTQVQLIQGPITTQVEPIWVPTIIQMSTTTQVQLIQVPTTTQLQLLWESTVVQMSTATQVQLIQGPTTTQVEPIWVPSVIQMSTTTQVQPIWVPTAALGANSPPVVSHPGTAGPGANNHTGRANMGANSPPDVNSHQVQLIQVATTTQVQLVWVSTVVQLSVTQLQLIQVATTTKVQATWVPTAGPGANSRPDVNSHPGTADPGGNNHPGTGSMVPTVIQLSLTQVQLPRAPWLQPIWLLTVGSGANSHPATAAMGVNSHPDVNSHPSTADPGANNHPGRANMGANSHPDVNSHPGTADPDVNNHPGTGDMGVNSWSGCQQSSRCQQPPR, from the exons ATGTCAACAACCACCCAGGTACAGCTGATCCAGGGGCCAATAACCACCCAGGTAGAGCCAATATGGGTGCCAACAATCATCCAGATGTCAACAACCACCCAG GTACAGCTGATCCAGGTGCCAACAACCACCCAG CTACAGCTGCTATGGGAGTCAACAGTCGTCCAGATGTCAACAGCCACCCAAGTACAGCTGATCCAGGGGCCAACAACCACCCAGGTAGAGCCAATATGGGTGCCATCAGTCATCCAGATGTCAACAACCACCCAGGTACAGCCAATATGGGTGCCAACAGCTGCTCTGGGTGCCAACAGTCCTCCAGTTGTAAGCCACCCAGGTACAGCTGGTCCAGGGGCCAACAACCACACAGGTAGAGCCAATATGGGTGCCAACAGTCCTCCAGATGTCAACAGCCACCAGGTACAGCTGATCCAGGTGGCAACAACCACCCAG GTACAGCTGGTCTGGGTGTCAACAGTCGTCCAGTTGTCAGTCACCCAGCTACAGCTGATCCAGGTGGCAACAACCACCAAGGTACAGGCAACATGGGTGCCAACAGCTGGCCCGGGTGCCAACAGTCGTCCAGATGTCAACAGTCACCCAGGTACAGCTGATCCAGGTGGCAACAACCACCCAGGTACAGGCAGTATGGTGCCAACAGTCATCCAGTTGTCACTCACCCAGGTACAGCTGCCACGAGCCCCCTGGCTACAGCCAATCTGGCTGCTGACAGTCGGATCAGGTGCCAACAGCCACCCAGCTACAGCTGCTATGGGAGTCAACAGTCATCCAGATGTCAACAGCCACCCAAGTACAGCTGATCCAGGGGCCAACAACCACCCAGGTAGAGCCAATATGGGTGCCAACAGTCATCCAGATGTCAACAGTCACCCAGGTACAGCTGATCCAG ATGTCAACAACCACCCAGGTACAGGTGATATGGGTGTCAACAGCTGGTCTGGGTGCCAACAGTCCTCCAGATGTCAACAGCCACCCAGGTAG